In the genome of Pongo pygmaeus isolate AG05252 chromosome 9, NHGRI_mPonPyg2-v2.0_pri, whole genome shotgun sequence, one region contains:
- the PRDX5 gene encoding peroxiredoxin-5, mitochondrial, with translation MGLAGVCALRRSAGYILVGGAGGQSLAAAAAARRCSEGGWASGGVRSFSRAAAAMAPIKVGDAIPAVEVFEGEPGNKVNLAELFKGKKGVLFGVPGAFTPGCSKTHLPGFVEQAEALKAKGVQVVACLSVNDAFVTGEWGRAHKAEGKVRLLADPTGAFGKETDLLLDDSLVSIFGNRRLKRFSMVVQDGIVKALNVEPDGTGLTCSLAPNIISQL, from the exons ATGGGACTAGCTGGCGTGTGCGCCCTGAGACGCTCAGCGGGCTATATACTCGTCGGTGGGGCCGGCGGTCAGTCTCTGGCAGCGGCAGCGGCAGCAAGACGGTGCAGTGAAGGAGGGTGGGCGTCTGGCGGGGTCCGCAGTTTCAGCAGAGCCGCTGCAGCCATGGCCCCGATCAAG GTGGGAGATGCCATCCCAGCAGTGGAGGTGTTTGAAGGGGAGCCAGGGAACAAGGTGAACCTGGCAGAGCTGTTCAAGGGCAAGAAGGGTGTGCTGTTTGGAGTTCCCGGGGCCTTCACCCCTGGATGTTCCAAG ACCCACCTGCCAGGGTTTGTGGAGCAGGCCGAGGCTCTGAAGGCCAAGGGAGTCCAGGTGGTGGCCTGTCTGAGTGTTAATGATGCCTTTGTGACTGGCGAGTGGGGCCGAGCCCACAAGGCGGAAGGCAAG GTTCGGCTCCTGGCTGATCCcactggggcctttgggaag GAGACAGACTTATTACTAGATGATTCGCTGGTGTCCATCTTTGGGAATCGACGTCTCAAGAG GTTCTCCATGGTGGTACAGGATGGCATAGTGAAGGCCCTGAATGTGGAACCAGATGGCACAGGCCTCACCTGCAGCCTGGCACCCAATATCATCTCACAGCTCTGA
- the TRMT112 gene encoding multifunctional methyltransferase subunit TRM112-like protein has product MKLLTHNLLSSHVRGVGSRGFPLRLQATEVRICPVEFNPNFVARMIPKVEWSAFLEAADNLRLIQVPKGPVEGYEENEEFLRTMHHLLLEVEVIEGTLQCPESGRMFPISRGIPNMLLSEEETES; this is encoded by the exons ATGAAACTGCTCACCCACAATCTGCTGAGCTCGCATGTGCGGGGGGTGGGGTCCCGTGGCTTCCCCCTACGCCTCCAG GCCACCGAGGTCCGTATCTGCCCTGTGGAATTCAACCCCAACTTCGTGGCGCGTATGATACCTAAGGTGGAGTGGTCGGCGTTCCTGGAGGCGGCCGATAAC TTGCGCCTGATCCAGGTGCCTAAAGGGCCGGTTGAGGGATATGAGGAGAATGAGGAGTTTCTGAGGACCATGCACCACCTGCTGCTGGAG GTGGAAGTGATAGAGGGCACCCTGCAGTGCCCGGAATCTGGACGTATGTTCCCCATCAGCCGCGGGATCCCCAACATGCTACTGAgtgaagaggaaactgagagttGA
- the ESRRA gene encoding steroid hormone receptor ERR1 isoform X2 — MGRGLGLASRAVGSWCSAPCPSASAWSVGTWPPATTMVWHPVRPAKPSSRGPSRTCACPGRVRALLSAGSPPGPGRLPLEPCLFLAGSIEYSCPASNECEITKRRRKACQACRFTKCLRVGMLKEGVRLDRVRGGRQKYKRRPEVDPLPFPGPFPAGPLAVAGGPRKTAPVNALVSHLLVVEPEKLYAMPDPAGPDGHLPAVATLCDLFDREIVVTISWAKSIPGFSSLSLSDQMSVLQSVWMEVLVLGVAQRSLPLQDELAFAEDLVLDEEGARAAGLGELGAALLQLVRRLQALRLEREEYVLLKALALANSDSVHIEDAEAVEQLREALHEALLEYEAGRAGPGGGAERRRAGRLLLTLPLLRQTAGKVLAHFYGVKLEGKVPMHKLFLEMLEAMMD, encoded by the exons atggggagggggctgggcctGGCGAGCAGGGCGGTGGGAAGCTGGTGCTCAGCTCCCTGCCcaagcgcctctgcctggtctgTGGGGACGTGGCCTCCGGCTACCACTATGGTGTGGCATCCTGTGAGGCCTGCAAAGCCTTCTTCAAGAGGACCATCCAGG ACCTGTGCTTGCCCGGGGAGAGTCAGGGCTCTCTTGTCAGCTGGGTCCCCTCCTGGCCCTGGGAGGCTGCCACTGGAGCCCTGCCTCTTCCTGGCAGGGAGCATCGAGTACAGCTGTCCGGCCTCCAACGAGTGTGAGATCACCAAGCGGAGACGCAAGGCCTGCCAGGCCTGCCGCTTCACCAAGTGCCTGCGGGTGGGCATGCTCAAGGAGG GAGTGCGCCTGGACCGCGTCCGGGGTGGGCGGCAGAAGTACAAGCGGCGGCCGGAGGTGGACCCACTGCCCTTCCCGGGCCCCTTCCCTGCTGGGCCCCTGGCAGTCGCTGGAGGTCCCCGGAAGACAG CCCCAGTGAATGCACTGGTGTCTCATCTGCTGGTGGTTGAGCCTGAGAAGCTCTATGCCATGCCTGACCCTGCAGGCCCTGATGGGCACCTCCCAGCCGTGGCTACCCTCTGTGACCTCTTTGACCGAGAGATCGTGGTCACCATCAGCTGGGCCAAGAGCATCCCAG GCTTCTCGTCGCTGTCGCTGTCTGACCAGATGTCAGTACTGCAGAGCGTGTGGATGGAGGTGCTGGTGCTGGGTGTGGCCCAGCGCTCACTGCCACTGCAGGATGAGCTGGCCTTCGCTGAGGATTTAGTCCTGGATGAAGAGGGGGCACGGGCAGCTGGCCTGGGGGAACTGGGGGCTGCCCTGCTGCAACTAGTGCGGCGGCTGCAGGCCCTGCGGCTGGAGCGAGAGGAGTATGTTCTACTGAAGGCCCTGGCCCTTGCCAATTCAG ACTCTGTGCACATCGAAGATGCCGAGGCTGTGGAGCAGCTGCGAGAAGCTCTGCACGAGGCCCTGCTGGAGTACGAAGCCGGCCGGGCTGGCCCCGGAGGGGGTGCTGAGCGGCGGCGGGCGGGCAGGCTGCTGCTCACGCTACCGCTCCTCCGCCAGACAGCGGGCAAAGTGCTGGCCCATTTCTATGGGGTGAAGCTGGAGGGCAAGGTGCCCATGCACAAGCTGTTCTTGGAGATGCTCGAGGCCATGATGGACTGA
- the ESRRA gene encoding steroid hormone receptor ERR1 isoform X1, which translates to MSSQVVGIEPLYIKAEPASPDSPKGSSETETEPPVALAPGPAPTRCLPGHKEEEDGEGAGPGEQGGGKLVLSSLPKRLCLVCGDVASGYHYGVASCEACKAFFKRTIQGSIEYSCPASNECEITKRRRKACQACRFTKCLRVGMLKEGVRLDRVRGGRQKYKRRPEVDPLPFPGPFPAGPLAVAGGPRKTAPVNALVSHLLVVEPEKLYAMPDPAGPDGHLPAVATLCDLFDREIVVTISWAKSIPGFSSLSLSDQMSVLQSVWMEVLVLGVAQRSLPLQDELAFAEDLVLDEEGARAAGLGELGAALLQLVRRLQALRLEREEYVLLKALALANSDSVHIEDAEAVEQLREALHEALLEYEAGRAGPGGGAERRRAGRLLLTLPLLRQTAGKVLAHFYGVKLEGKVPMHKLFLEMLEAMMD; encoded by the exons ATGTCCAGCCAGGTGGTGGGCATTGAGCCTCTCTACATCAAGGCAGAGCCGGCCAGCCCCGACAGTCCAAAGGGTTCCTCGGAGACGGAGACCGAGCCTCCTGTGGCCCTGGCCCCTGGTCCAGCTCCCACTCGCTGCCTCCCAGGCCACAAGGAagaggaggatggggagggggctgggcctGGCGAGCAGGGCGGTGGGAAGCTGGTGCTCAGCTCCCTGCCcaagcgcctctgcctggtctgTGGGGACGTGGCCTCCGGCTACCACTATGGTGTGGCATCCTGTGAGGCCTGCAAAGCCTTCTTCAAGAGGACCATCCAGG GGAGCATCGAGTACAGCTGTCCGGCCTCCAACGAGTGTGAGATCACCAAGCGGAGACGCAAGGCCTGCCAGGCCTGCCGCTTCACCAAGTGCCTGCGGGTGGGCATGCTCAAGGAGG GAGTGCGCCTGGACCGCGTCCGGGGTGGGCGGCAGAAGTACAAGCGGCGGCCGGAGGTGGACCCACTGCCCTTCCCGGGCCCCTTCCCTGCTGGGCCCCTGGCAGTCGCTGGAGGTCCCCGGAAGACAG CCCCAGTGAATGCACTGGTGTCTCATCTGCTGGTGGTTGAGCCTGAGAAGCTCTATGCCATGCCTGACCCTGCAGGCCCTGATGGGCACCTCCCAGCCGTGGCTACCCTCTGTGACCTCTTTGACCGAGAGATCGTGGTCACCATCAGCTGGGCCAAGAGCATCCCAG GCTTCTCGTCGCTGTCGCTGTCTGACCAGATGTCAGTACTGCAGAGCGTGTGGATGGAGGTGCTGGTGCTGGGTGTGGCCCAGCGCTCACTGCCACTGCAGGATGAGCTGGCCTTCGCTGAGGATTTAGTCCTGGATGAAGAGGGGGCACGGGCAGCTGGCCTGGGGGAACTGGGGGCTGCCCTGCTGCAACTAGTGCGGCGGCTGCAGGCCCTGCGGCTGGAGCGAGAGGAGTATGTTCTACTGAAGGCCCTGGCCCTTGCCAATTCAG ACTCTGTGCACATCGAAGATGCCGAGGCTGTGGAGCAGCTGCGAGAAGCTCTGCACGAGGCCCTGCTGGAGTACGAAGCCGGCCGGGCTGGCCCCGGAGGGGGTGCTGAGCGGCGGCGGGCGGGCAGGCTGCTGCTCACGCTACCGCTCCTCCGCCAGACAGCGGGCAAAGTGCTGGCCCATTTCTATGGGGTGAAGCTGGAGGGCAAGGTGCCCATGCACAAGCTGTTCTTGGAGATGCTCGAGGCCATGATGGACTGA
- the CATSPERZ gene encoding cation channel sperm-associated auxiliary subunit zeta: MEEKPSKVSLKSSDRQGSDKESVHNDTRDLWTTTTLSQAQLNMPLSEVCEGFDEEGRNISKTRGWHSPGRGSLDEGYKASHKPEELDEHALVELELHRGSSMEINLGEKDTASQIEAEKSSSMSSLNIVKHMPHQAYWAEQQSRLPLPLMELMENEALEILTKALRSYQLGIGRDHFLTKELQRYIEGLKKRRSKRLYVN; the protein is encoded by the exons ATGGAGGAAAAGCCTTCGAAA GTGTCGCTCAAGTCTTCCGACCGCCAAGGCTCGGACAAGGAGAGCGTGCACAACGACACTCGGGACCTGTGGACCACGACCACGCTGTCCCAGGCACAGCTGAACATGCCGCTGTCCGAGGTCTGCGAGGGCTTCGACGAGGAGGGCCGCAACATTAGCAAGACCCGCGGGTGGCACAGCCCGGGGCGCGGTTCGTTGGACGAGGGGTACAAGGCCAGCCACAAGCCGGAGGAACTGGACGAGCACGCGCTGGTGGAGCTGGAGTTGCACCGCGGCAGCTCCATGGAAATCAATCTGGGGGAGAAGGACACTGCATCCCAGATCGAGGCCG AAAAGTCTTCCTCAATGTCATCGCTCAATATTGTGAAGCACATGCCCCATCAAGCCTACTGGGCAGAGCAGCAGAGCAGG CTGCCACTGCCCCTGATGGAACTCATGGAGAATGAAGCTCTGGAAATCCTCACCAAAGCCCTCCGGA GCTACCAGTTAGGGATCGGCAGGGACCACTTCCTGACTAAGGAGCTGCAGCGATACATCGAGGGGCTCAAGAAGCGCCGGAGCAAGAGGCTGTACGTGAATTAA